A single window of Zea mays cultivar B73 chromosome 10, Zm-B73-REFERENCE-NAM-5.0, whole genome shotgun sequence DNA harbors:
- the LOC100280573 gene encoding mitochondrial import inner membrane translocase subunit TIM14 precursor: MATPLIAGLAVAAAALAGRYSIQAWNAYKARPVVPRMRKFYEGGFQPTMTRREAALILGVRETASAEKVKEAHKRVMVANHPDAGGSHYLASKINEAKDVMTGKTKGGGSAF, encoded by the exons ATG GCTACACCACTTATAGCAGGACTTGCAGTTGCAGCAGCTGCCCTTGCCGGTAGATATAGCATCCAAGCTTGGAATGCTTATAAGGCCCGGCCCGTAGTTCCAAGGATGCGCAAATTCTATGAAGGTGGTTTCCAACCTACGATGACACGAAGGGAAGCTGCTTTAATCCTTGGTGTCAG GGAAACTGCCAGTGCAGAGAAGGTCAAAGAAGCACACAAGAGAGTGATGGTGGCCAATCATCCAGATGCGGGTGGAAGTCATTACCTTGCTTCAAAGATTAACGAGGCAAAGGATGTAATGACAGGGAAAACAAAAGGGGGTGGGTCTGCCTTTTGA
- the LOC109942982 gene encoding rho-associated protein kinase 2 produces the protein MDGSSKYRSKGYAMANAGRKLPYVFLLLVALAAGVLSVVVLQKVREQRVFARRLQERDRQLVTLRILLQKEKAFNKEMKRKVEEMKATTSSLRTQKTDQKTKLKGLETTVADLKKTQKDLEVALAEKDNRINLMEEAATNLEKSKKQLEATLTEKDRHIKQMEEKNKSATNTQKELEAVLSEKDRRIRQMEEKATGSNPDQMAALMEILQRKEAELEEIKTRFQDFKKPDRVEVNNKSTPMQMNNASATPDVMIVTKATNSSSVAVPIKSEEKGPANSTAMGNAKPEENRLANTTVAESKRPKQRSLEEKAVKSASSMEDDGIRGNLNGFYDDIYFDDIYAENRSKKSGSSRRNKEFPSNKMDGIGQPANSLDQDSDRVRYNRLLEKEHTKVANKTKNNTQGALEKISKDSSIAAGHAASKKAVEGMTGAAGVKPNIKIGVNSDEAKQQNSKQKRKRSKSKSAKMADIAAAKVGGALAKQRTLDATSVSK, from the exons ATGGATGGGAGCAGCAAATACAGATCAAAGGGCTATGCAATGGCCAATGCCGGCAGGAAGCTCCCCTACGTCTTCCTGCTGCTGGTGGCCCTTGCAGCTGGCGTGTTGAGCGTCGTCGTCCTGCAGAAGGTGAGGGAGCAGCGCGTCTTTGCTCGGCGTCTCCAGGAACGTGACCGCCAGCTTGTCACCCTGCGGATCCTTCTCCAG AAAGAAAAGGCATTTAACAAAGAGATGAAGAGGAAGGTGGAAGAAATGAAAGCAACAACATCTTCACTTAGAACTCAGAAGACTGACCAGAAAACCAAACTCAAGGGACTGGAAACAACAGTTGCAGATCTTAAGAAGACTCAAAAAGATCTGGAAGTAGCTCTCGCTGAAAAAGATAACCGCATTAATCTAATGGAAGAGGCAGCCACAAACCTTGAGAAGTCTAAAAAACAATTGGAGGCGACACTCACAGAGAAAGACAGACACATCAAACAAATGGAAGAGAAGAACAAAAGCGCTACCAACACTCAAAAAGAATTGGAAGCAGTTCTCTCCGAGAAAGACCGTCGCATCAGACAAATGGAAGAGAAAGCCACCGGTTCAAACCCTGACCAGATGGCAGCTCTGATGGAAATCCTGCAACGGAAGGAAGCCGAACTCGAAGAGATCAAGACCAGGTTCCAAGATTTCAAGAAACCAGACAGAGTCGAGGTGAATAACAAAAGCACTCCCATGCAAATGAACAATGCAAGCGCAACACCAGACGTCATGATAGTCACAAAGGCTACAAACTCGAGCAGTGTGGCTGTTCCCATCAAGTCTGAAGAAAAGGGACCTGCCAATTCCACagcaatgggaaatgccaaacctGAAGAAAATAGACTTGCCAATACCACCGTAGCAGAAAGTAAGCGCCCAAAGCAGAGATCTTTAGAAGAAAAGGCGGTGAAGTCCGCATctagtatggaagatgatggcatACGAGGAAACTTAAATGGTTTTTACGACGATAtatattttgatgatatttatgcAGAAAATCGCTCGAAAAAATCTGGATCCTCTCGGAGGAACAAGGAGTTTCCAAGCAACAAAATGGATGGCATTGGACAGCCTGCGAACTCCCTAGATCAGGACAGTGATAGGGTTCGATATAATAGACTGCTGGAGAAGGAACATACTAAAGTCGCCAACAAAACCAAGAACAACACTCAGGGTGCCCTGGAGAAGATCTCCAAAGATAGCTCAATTGCTGCCGGCCATGCTGCATCCAAAAAGGCAGTGGAAGGGATGACCGGTGCTGCTGGTGTGAAGCCCAACATTAAGATAGGAGTTAACAGTGACGAGGCTAAACAGCAAAACAGcaagcagaaaaggaaaaggtccaAGTCCAAATCCGCGAAGATGGCCGATATTGCAGCTGCTAAAGTTGGGGGTGCACTCGCTAAGCAAAGGACACTGGATGCCACATCAGTCTCAAAGTAA